The following is a genomic window from Mesorhizobium shangrilense.
CGATGAGATGCAGATGCGTTTCGACGCCGCGTTCTATGAGCAAGCCGGAGTTCCATTCGAGCAGCGGTGGACGGCTTTCGGCGCGCCGCGCGATTGCGATGCAGAGGCGGATCTGTTCCGGCTCGTCGCGCCCGCAGATCCCTATATTTTCGTTCACGACGATGCCGGTCGTGGTTATGCGATCGATGAGGCGCGGCTGCCGCGCGATATCGTGCGCATTAGACCTCGCCCCGGACTAACGGACATCCTGTTTCACTATCGCAAGGTGATCGAGGGGGCGGCTGAAGTGCACTGTATTTCGAGTTCGTTCGCGCAATATCTCGAATGTTTGCCAAGCGGACGGCCGCAGTACCTGCATCGTTACCCGCGCGAAGACGGGACCTGGTCGACCTGGCGCAATTTTCAGGTCTTGGAATAGCGGCTTCAGCAGTTTCAATCTGGGCTCTAAAGAACGCTCAAAGACTCACTGGCCCCACGCGCCTACCGCCTTCCCAGCAGGCTGCGCATGCGGTTGCGCAGGAGGCGCGCCATGTTGCGGGTCTCGCGGTAGAGGTGAAGCTGTGACGCTGCTTGCCGGACGGGACGGTCCGCATCCGGCGTCAGCCCGATGACCAGTGTGCCCATCGGCTTGCGCTCCATCCATAGCCGGCTCATCACCGGGTGATCGGGTACGGCGCAGGAATCGGTCATGTCGATGTTGGGATCGTCGAGATTCTGCCTGGTCACCTCGATCATCAGCAGTGTGCCCGGCGAATAGGCCGATAGCGTCTCGTCATAGGCCGTCTTCCAGGTATAGGCGACGCCGGCCTCGACGAACACAATCAGGGAGGCGACGGTGCGGCCGTCGAGCGTCAGCGAATGGATGCGGCACATATCGTGTTCGGCCAGCCGATGCACGGCCTCGCGGGCGAAGGCTGCGCGGTAGCGGTCGATCGCCATGGCCGTGCGCTCGCGGCCTTTCCATCCCGCCGCCTCCAGCGTCAGGAAGCTTTCGATGGCGTGACGGATCTCATCGGGCCCGCGCGCCACGACATGCTCCAGCCGCCCGAGGTCGGCGAGACGTCGCTTCAGCCGGCGGAACTCGCGATGGTGGTGTGAACGCAATGATGCCTTCAGATAGTCCTCGCCGTCGAGCTCGCTTTCCAGCATCGGGCGTTCGGACTTGCCGGTGGTGATCATCGTCAGGCCGCGTGTCTCGGCCACGGTGGCGAGCAGGCTTGCCACCGGGCCGTCGAGCCGCACATCCGGCAGCACGAACACTTTCGGCAGCTTGAGGTGCGGCCTGGACAGCATGGAGAAGAAGTCCTCGACGACGCCGATGGGGTCGTCACGGTCGACAAGCGGCGTGCCGAGCGGACCAAACGGGCTCGACCATGTGCGCATGACGGGGACGCCGAGCGGTATTGCCGGCCGTTCGACAGAGAACGGCACCAGCAAGCGCAGCCGGTTGCGATACTCGTCGCCGTCGCGAATGACGGCCAGCCGCACTTCGCGATCCTCCAGCCGCGGCATGGCAGGGGCCAGGAAGCGCGGGTTGAAGAAGACATTGGGCTCGACCGTGCGGGCGCACAGATAATCGAGTTCCTCGACAAGGTCGAAGCCGGCGGATGCCGGATATACAGCGAGTTTGCGTTCGGGCCGATTGCTGGCCAGGATTTCGATATGCGCCGGATCAGCCTCGCGGGCGAGGCCAGCGAGGCCCGACACCATCGCGCCGGCCGTGCCGCCACTGGTTTCCTCAAGCAATGGGATGGCCACCATTCAAGCGTCTCCCTTGGCGGGCACGAAGATGAGCATGACGATGCCGAGCTTGCGCCATACGGTGAAAGATAGGGCGCTGGCCTCGAACATCATGGCGAAGGTCGTGGACATTGCTGCCCCCCACAGGCCGAAACGCGGGATCAGCAGCACGTTGAGGCCGATGTTGAAGGCCAGTGTCATGGCGTAGACCGCGGCGCAGATATTCTGGTTGCCGCTCATGGTGAGCAGGCTTTCGCAGGGGCCAACGGCGGCGCGGGCGACGACGCCGAAGACCAGCAGGTACAGAAGCGGATAGCCGGCGGCGAATTCAGGGCCGAACAGCGTCAGCATCGGCTCGCCCAGCACCAGCACCAGCAGTGCCATCAGCAGTGACGGCCAGAAGGTCCACGACACCGTCTCGCGGGCGAAGGCGGCGAGCTTTTCGGGTTCGCCATGGGTGAACTGCGCGTAGCGCTGGGCGACCCCCGCCTTGACGGCGAAGTAGACGAAATGGACCAGTGCCAGCGTCTTGACCGTGGCGAAATAGACGGCAACGTCGTTGGGATCCATATAGGCGCCGACCATCAATACATCGGCGTTGGTGAGCAGAAAGAAGAAGCTCTCGACGAGGAAGATCGGCAGCGACACGATGAACCATTCGGCGAAATGAACCTTCATCGGCCCGGCCGGGATCTGTCCTTCCATGCGCGTGGTGACGCCGATGAGTTGACCGAGCGTGGTGACATAGGTGGCGGCGATCGAGGCGAATATCGCTGTCCTGGCGTTTGGCGCATAGCCGGCCAGCAGCATCAGCGCCATGAAAGCGAGGATCAGCACCGGCCGCACGAGATAGGTTGGCGACAATGCAAACAGCGCCCAGCTGTTCGCCCTCGACTGGCCCTGCAGCAGGTCGGAGAGCGCAATCATCGGCAGGCAGATGACGCCAAGGATGAACGGCACGACATAGTAGCTTTCGAGCCATGGCGAGAACAGCCAGACACCGAGCGCGCCCAGGCCCGCGATCGCGGTCGAGGCCACCAGCACGAATTGCCTGCTGGCAACCACGATGCCACGCAACTCGTCCATCAGGCCGCGCTCGCGGTACTCGGGAATGAAGCGGATGACGGAGGTGTGGAAGCCAAGGCAGGCGAGGTTGCCGACAATGACCATCGTCACCCAGACCAGGACGAAAATGCCGTATTCGAAAGACCCTATCCAGCGCGCCATCAGCACCTGGCTGACGAAGGCGATGACGGCGCTGATGATGCGGATGGAAAAGGCGATGAGCGACATGCGGCCGGCTTCGCCGCGCTCGTCGGCGGTGAACAGCACGGCATCGATGCGCCCAAGCAGCGGATTTATACGCAGCGCCAAACGCTGCGGCAAAAACCGCCCGGCCGTCGTTGCCGCGGAAAAGCGCACCCACCAGTCTCCGTTTTCCGCCTGTTTCCAGCCCTTGGGTCTACCGAAAACACATTAAGAAACGGTTGGGTGGGTCGTCCTTGCCGTTTTGGACAACGCGGTGACGGCGTTAGGAAGTTCTTAAGGCGTACTCACCAGCCGATCGCCGACCCCGCCGAGATACTTGTCCCAGATATAATCGCTCAAAAGCTGGCGATGCTCCGGCCCGCGATGATGGCGCGTGTTCGTCTGTTGCGCGTAGGATGATCCGCCGACGTGGAACATCGTTCCGTCGAACAGTTCATGTTCACCCGTCGCTCCGCCAAAGGCTACGGGCATAAATGTCATCTCGACGGTCGCAACATCCTTCTCTGTGAGATGCGAGTAGAGCGGCAACCAGTTTCCGCCCCCTGTATCGAGCCCCAGCTCCATCCGGGGCGTGAAGTCCATGGTGATATGCTCGACGGCGGAGAACCGGAAGAAACAGAAGCCTCCCCAAAGGCACCATTGGCGATCATTGCTGCCCGCCTTGTAACGGAAGTTTTCCGTTGGCCCGAACTTCAGTCCGAACACTTTCTTCCCCTCCATGCGGCCGGGCATGTCGAAAGGCGCGATGGGGAAACAATCATGGTCGATGAAACCGAATAATTCCGGCCGGACGTGTCTCACGATGTTGTCGAAGACCCAGTTCACCGCCGTCCCGTGAGAACGGGACCAGTGGCGTTCGCGATTGCGGGGCAGACCGAAGTAAGGCACTCCGCGCTGCCGACAGATGTCTTCGATCGACGTTCGGGCCGCCTCGTTAGACGAATTGTCGATCACGACAAGAAGCATTCCCGTCGGGTGGACCTGCCATGCCTTGGTCAGCGCGTCGATCACCCAGGGCGTGTTGAAGGCGATGGTGAAGCAAAGCCGGCTTGAGCCCGACGAGCGCAGTGTTTTCGCGAACTCACGCGCTCTCGCTGCGCCCCGCGCGCGAAAATATCGGTAGAAAAGCCTGTCTCTTGCAAACTTTAGGCGTCCAACGACGCGATTCCTGCTGATCGCGTCGCGTATTTTCTTGGACATTTCTCCCGCCAGGCGCCTTACGCAAACGCCCCGTGACAGTGCTTGTATTTCTTGCCGGAACCGCAGGGGCAGGCCTCGTTGCGGCCAACCTTGCCCCATGTCGCCTGGTTGTTGGGGTCGCGATCCTCGGGAGCGACGATGGCGGCCGTTTCCGAACGGACCAGAAGGGCAGTGTTGCCGTCCTCGAAGTCGTTCTCGCCGGTGGTGCCGTCGATATGCGTGCCGAACATGTCGGGCGCCTGGGGGGGCGGGGCCTCGGCCGCCTGGCGGACCAGTTCGACGCGCATCAGCTGCGCGGTGACCGCCTGGCGCAGATTGCCCAGCATCGCCTGGAACAGCTCGAACGCCTCGCCCTTGTATTCCTGCAGCGGGTCGCGCTGGGCGTAGCCGCGGAAGCCGACGACAGAACGCAGATGGTCGAGATTGACGATGTGCTCACGCCAGAGATGGTCAAGTGACTGCAAGACCACCGAGCGCTCGACATAGGTCATCACCTCGGGGCCGAAGCGCTCGGAGCGCTCCTTGGCGGCGACCTCTGCGGCCTGCGAGATGCGCTCGCGGATGTCGTCCTCGGCGATACCTTCTTCCTTGACCCAATCCTCGATCGGCAAATCGAGGTTGAGGAACTCGGCCACATCGGCCTTGAGGCCGGCGGCGTTCCACTGCTCGGCATAGGCATTTTCAGGGATGGCCTTGGCGACGATCTCATCGATGACGCCCTCGCGCATCTCGGTGATGGTCTCGGTGAGCCCTTCACCATCCATCAGCTCGATGCGCTGCTCGAACACCACCTTGCGCTGGTCGTTCGATACGTCGTCATATTTCAAGAGGTTCTTGCGGATGTCGAAATTGCGCGCCTCGACCTTCATCTGCGCCTTTTCCAGCGCCTTGTTGATCCAGGGGTGGATGATCGCCTCGTCCTCCTTGAGGCCGAGCTTCTGCAGCATGCCGTCCATGCGCTCGGAGCCGAAGATGCGCATCAGGTCGTCCTGCAACGACAGGAAGAATTTCGAACGGCCGGGGTCGCCCTGGCGGCCGGAGCGGCCACGAAGCTGGTTGTCGATGCGCCGGCTCTCATGGCGCTCGGTGGCGAGCACGTAGAGGCCGCCGGCGGCGAGTGCCTTTTCCTTCAGGCGGGCGATGTCCTCGCGGATGGCCTTTTCCATGGCCTCGCGCTCGGGGCCTTCAGGCATGTCGCCAAGCTCGTCGGCGATGCGCATCTCGGCGTTGCCGCCGAGCTGGATGTCGGTGCCGCGGCCGGCCATGTTGGTGGCGATGGTGATGGCGCCGGGCTTGCCGGCCTGGGCGACGATCGCCGCCTCACGCTCGTGGTGGCGCGCGTTCAGCACCTCGAAGTCCTTGAAGCCATCCTTGCGCAGGCGCTCGGCCAGCTGCTCGGATTTCTCGATCGAGGTCGTGCCGACCAGCGTCGGCTGGCCCTTGGCGCTGGCTTCGCGGATCTCCTTGACGATCGCCTTGTATTTCTCCTCGACCGTCCGGTAGACCTCGTCATCCTCATCCTTGCGGATGACCGGCAGGTTGGTCGGGATCTCAGTGACGTCGAGATTGTAGATGTTGCCGAATTCCTCGGCCTCGGTCAGCGCCGTACCGGTCATGCCGGCCAGCTTCTTGTAGAGGCGGAAATAGTTCTGGAAGGTGACGGACGCCAGCGTCTGGTTCTCAGGCTGGATCGCCACATGCTCCTTGGCTTCGAGCGCCTGGTGCAGGCCTTCCGAATAGCGGCGGCCCGGCATCATGCGGCCGGTGAACTCGTCGATGATGACGATCTCGCCGTTGCGGACGATGTAGTCCTTGTCCTTCTGGAACAGCCGATGCGCCTTCAGCGCGTTGTTGACGTGGTGGACGATGGCGACGTTCTCGACGTCATAGAGCGACTCGCCCTTGAGCAGGCCGGCGTCGCGCAGCAGGTTCTCCAGCTTCTCGGTGCCTTCCTCGGTGAAGATCGAGGTCTTCTGCTTCTCGTCGATCTCGTAATCCTGCGGCTGCAGCTGGATGATGAAAGTGTCGATGGTGTTGTACATTTCCGAACGGTCCTCGAGCGGACCGGAAATGATCAGCGGCGTGCGGGCTTCATCGACCAGGATGGAGTCGACTTCGTCGACGATCGCGTAATTGTGACCGCGCTGCACCATCTGGGCGCGCTCGTATTTCATGTTGTCGCGCAGATAATCGAAGCCGAGCTCGTTGTTGGTGGCGTAGGTGACATCCGCGGCGTAGGCGATGCTGCGTTCCTCGTCCGTAAGGCCGTGGACGATGACGCCGACCGAGAGGCCCAGGAACTTGTAGACGCGGCCCATCCATTCGGAATCGCGCGTGGCGAGATAGTCGTTGACAGTGACGACGTGGACGCCTTTGCCGGCGAGCGCGTTGAGATAGACGGGCAGGGTCGCGACCAGGGTCTTGCCCTCGCCGGTGCGCATCTCGGCGATACCGCCATTGTGCAGGACCATGCCGCCGATCAACTGTACGTCGAAGGGGCGCATGCCGAGCACGCGGCGTGCCGCCTCTCTCGCGGTGGCGAATGCCGGCACCAGCAGATCGTCCAGAGTGGCGCCGTTGGCGATGTCCTGGCGGAATTTCGCGGTCCTGGCGACGAGGTCGGCGTCGGAGAGCGCCCGCATCTCGTTTTCCATGGCATTGATCGCCTCGACACGAGGTCGGGTCGACTTGACCCGACGGTCGTTGGAGGAGCCGAAAACCTTACGGGCGAGACCGCCGAGACTGACCATCCAATGGTCCTTTCGATAGCATTCGTATCATCAAGACGAGTACCGGCCGGTCCCGTCAAATCCGCGTGAATGCACCGCCTGAATACGGGCAAACACAAAAAGCGCCCGGAAAACGGTTCTGGACGCAAAGTCGTTGGACAGATAAGAGGGGGCTGAACTGATGTCAACGCCGCGCTCGTCCTGCCGTGCGCGCCAAATTCCGCCATAATCTGGCTGATCTGGAAACCATTCCTCCTCAACAATCCCCATCGGAGTCATCTTCATGTCCCTATTGTTCCGCCGCGCGTCGCTTGCCAGCCTTGGTCTGGCATTCGGACTGTCGGCTTTTTCGCTGTCGCCTGTCATGGCGCAGGAAGCCGCTCCCGCCCAACAGGACGCCACGGCTCCGGCCGCCGCGCCGGTCGACCCGAACACCGTGGTCGCCACGATCAACGGCCAGCCGCTCACCGAGGCGGACCTCGTGCTTGCCGAAGGCGAGCTGTCGCAGCAGTTCGCTCAGTTGCCGCCCGAGCAGCGCCGCGCCGCCGCACTTTCGGCGGCCATCGAAATCCGCGTCATGGCTGCCCAGGCTGTCACCACCGGCCTCGACAAGGATCCCGACTTCCAGCGCCGCATGGCTTTCCTGCAGCAGCGCGCCCTGCATGGCGAGATGGTCGAGAAGGGTGTCGTCGACAAGGTCACGGATGCCGAGGTTCGCGCCCGCTACGACCAGGAAATCGCCAACACGCCGCCTGCCAACGAGGTGCACGCTCGTCACATCCTCGTGAAGACGAAGGAAGAGGCCGACGCCATCATCAAGCAGCTCGACGGCGGCGCTGATTTCCAGAAGCTCGCCAACGAGCATACCAGCGATCCGAGCGGCAAGACCAATGGCGGCGATCTCGGCTGGTTCGGCCCTGGCCAGATGGTGCCGGAATTCGACAAGGCGGTCTTCGCGCTGGACGTCGGAAAATACACCGAGCAGCCGGTGCAGTCGCAGTTCGGCTGGCACGTCATCAAGGTCGAGGACAAGCGCACCAAGCAGCCGCCGGCATTTGACGACGTCAAGGACCAGGCCAAGCAGGCGGTTATCCGCGACAAGTACTTCGCGCTGGTCAAGTCGCTGCGCGCCGAAGCCAAGGTGGAAATTCCCGACGCGAACCTGAAGAAGGCCGTCGATACGCTGGAAAGCGCCAAGTAAGCCTGCAAGGATTTTTGAAAAGGGCGCGGCGGCCAAGGGCTGCCGCTCCCTTTTTTGCGCCGGCAGCGTTTTTTACCTGCCGGGCGCGGTTATGCCTTGCAAGAGGTAGCGGACCACCTTGCGTATCGCCGCTTCAGGCTCCTCAAGCCGGTTGGTCAAGAGATGCCTCCAGGCATAGGAAGCCACGAGGTCGGCGACAACAGCGGCATCGATATCGGCAGCAACCTCGCCTCTTGCCTTGGCGCGCTCGATGATCTGGCCGGTATGGGCACGGCGTCCACCAGCATAGCCGGCAAGCGCGGCGGCCGCGGTTTCATCCGACTGTGCCTCGGCGATCAGCGACCTGAACACGCTGCCCGACGATGTCTCGCGCCAGTGCGAGAACAGGTTCGTCAGGAAGCCGACAAGATCTTCCTCCAGTATGCCGGTGTCGGGAACGTCGACGCGCTTCTGGCGCTGGTAGACTTCGAGCAGCAGCGCGGCCTTGCTTGGCCACCAGCGATAGATGGTCGGCTTTCCGGCGCGTGCACGCCGCGCCACCGCCTCGATCGAAAACCCGGAATAGCCCGCTTCGACCAGCACCGCCTCGGCAGCGTCGAGAATGGCGCCGGCGCTGGCGGGATTGCGTCGGGCGCCGATCGATTTGCGTCCCCGATCCACGTCGTCAGCCATTCCGTGTCCTCGTCAGCGAATCCTCATTGGCGACAATACACAGACTCTTGATGAAACGAACCGGACCGTTCTGTAGCCATGCTCGGCGGGGATGCCGGAACTTTCCCGGCGAACGAGTTGCCGACAGGCGTCATGCCCCCGCCATTACAGCAGCCACGAAAACGCCCTTGCGCCGGCGCGTCGTATCGGGCAAACCGGCCTCTCCCTTGCGTTTTTTGCCGCCCGAGGTCTCCATGTCCACATCGATTTCGCCGCTCGCGCCGAAGAAATATCCCAAAATGCCGGCCATAGAGGGCGTGCGCATCGCTACCGCCGAGGCGGGAATAAAGTACAAGAACCGCACCGACCTGCTTGCCATGGTCTTTGATGCAGGCACTGCAGTCGCCGGCGTCTTCACCAGGTCGAAATGCCCGTCGGCCCCGGTCGACTTCTGTCGGCAGAACCTCGGCGCCGGCAAGGCGCGCGTGCTCGTCGTCAATTCGGGCAATGCCAACGC
Proteins encoded in this region:
- the secA gene encoding preprotein translocase subunit SecA, producing the protein MVSLGGLARKVFGSSNDRRVKSTRPRVEAINAMENEMRALSDADLVARTAKFRQDIANGATLDDLLVPAFATAREAARRVLGMRPFDVQLIGGMVLHNGGIAEMRTGEGKTLVATLPVYLNALAGKGVHVVTVNDYLATRDSEWMGRVYKFLGLSVGVIVHGLTDEERSIAYAADVTYATNNELGFDYLRDNMKYERAQMVQRGHNYAIVDEVDSILVDEARTPLIISGPLEDRSEMYNTIDTFIIQLQPQDYEIDEKQKTSIFTEEGTEKLENLLRDAGLLKGESLYDVENVAIVHHVNNALKAHRLFQKDKDYIVRNGEIVIIDEFTGRMMPGRRYSEGLHQALEAKEHVAIQPENQTLASVTFQNYFRLYKKLAGMTGTALTEAEEFGNIYNLDVTEIPTNLPVIRKDEDDEVYRTVEEKYKAIVKEIREASAKGQPTLVGTTSIEKSEQLAERLRKDGFKDFEVLNARHHEREAAIVAQAGKPGAITIATNMAGRGTDIQLGGNAEMRIADELGDMPEGPEREAMEKAIREDIARLKEKALAAGGLYVLATERHESRRIDNQLRGRSGRQGDPGRSKFFLSLQDDLMRIFGSERMDGMLQKLGLKEDEAIIHPWINKALEKAQMKVEARNFDIRKNLLKYDDVSNDQRKVVFEQRIELMDGEGLTETITEMREGVIDEIVAKAIPENAYAEQWNAAGLKADVAEFLNLDLPIEDWVKEEGIAEDDIRERISQAAEVAAKERSERFGPEVMTYVERSVVLQSLDHLWREHIVNLDHLRSVVGFRGYAQRDPLQEYKGEAFELFQAMLGNLRQAVTAQLMRVELVRQAAEAPPPQAPDMFGTHIDGTTGENDFEDGNTALLVRSETAAIVAPEDRDPNNQATWGKVGRNEACPCGSGKKYKHCHGAFA
- a CDS encoding peptidylprolyl isomerase; its protein translation is MSLLFRRASLASLGLAFGLSAFSLSPVMAQEAAPAQQDATAPAAAPVDPNTVVATINGQPLTEADLVLAEGELSQQFAQLPPEQRRAAALSAAIEIRVMAAQAVTTGLDKDPDFQRRMAFLQQRALHGEMVEKGVVDKVTDAEVRARYDQEIANTPPANEVHARHILVKTKEEADAIIKQLDGGADFQKLANEHTSDPSGKTNGGDLGWFGPGQMVPEFDKAVFALDVGKYTEQPVQSQFGWHVIKVEDKRTKQPPAFDDVKDQAKQAVIRDKYFALVKSLRAEAKVEIPDANLKKAVDTLESAK
- a CDS encoding TetR/AcrR family transcriptional regulator, encoding MADDVDRGRKSIGARRNPASAGAILDAAEAVLVEAGYSGFSIEAVARRARAGKPTIYRWWPSKAALLLEVYQRQKRVDVPDTGILEEDLVGFLTNLFSHWRETSSGSVFRSLIAEAQSDETAAAALAGYAGGRRAHTGQIIERAKARGEVAADIDAAVVADLVASYAWRHLLTNRLEEPEAAIRKVVRYLLQGITAPGR
- a CDS encoding GNAT family N-acetyltransferase is translated as MVAIPLLEETSGGTAGAMVSGLAGLAREADPAHIEILASNRPERKLAVYPASAGFDLVEELDYLCARTVEPNVFFNPRFLAPAMPRLEDREVRLAVIRDGDEYRNRLRLLVPFSVERPAIPLGVPVMRTWSSPFGPLGTPLVDRDDPIGVVEDFFSMLSRPHLKLPKVFVLPDVRLDGPVASLLATVAETRGLTMITTGKSERPMLESELDGEDYLKASLRSHHHREFRRLKRRLADLGRLEHVVARGPDEIRHAIESFLTLEAAGWKGRERTAMAIDRYRAAFAREAVHRLAEHDMCRIHSLTLDGRTVASLIVFVEAGVAYTWKTAYDETLSAYSPGTLLMIEVTRQNLDDPNIDMTDSCAVPDHPVMSRLWMERKPMGTLVIGLTPDADRPVRQAASQLHLYRETRNMARLLRNRMRSLLGRR
- a CDS encoding lipopolysaccharide biosynthesis protein; translation: MRFSAATTAGRFLPQRLALRINPLLGRIDAVLFTADERGEAGRMSLIAFSIRIISAVIAFVSQVLMARWIGSFEYGIFVLVWVTMVIVGNLACLGFHTSVIRFIPEYRERGLMDELRGIVVASRQFVLVASTAIAGLGALGVWLFSPWLESYYVVPFILGVICLPMIALSDLLQGQSRANSWALFALSPTYLVRPVLILAFMALMLLAGYAPNARTAIFASIAATYVTTLGQLIGVTTRMEGQIPAGPMKVHFAEWFIVSLPIFLVESFFFLLTNADVLMVGAYMDPNDVAVYFATVKTLALVHFVYFAVKAGVAQRYAQFTHGEPEKLAAFARETVSWTFWPSLLMALLVLVLGEPMLTLFGPEFAAGYPLLYLLVFGVVARAAVGPCESLLTMSGNQNICAAVYAMTLAFNIGLNVLLIPRFGLWGAAMSTTFAMMFEASALSFTVWRKLGIVMLIFVPAKGDA